From Hartmannibacter diazotrophicus, a single genomic window includes:
- the murJ gene encoding murein biosynthesis integral membrane protein MurJ, protein MNLLKNFATVGMATMVSRVLGFVRDVFMAQMLGSGPMADAFFVAFRLPNLFRRLFAEGAFNAAFVPLFARAVEEGGDEKARQFAEEVLASLLFTLLILTAVAELAMPALVYALAPGFADDAAKFDLATGMTRIMFPYLMCMSLTAMASGMLNSMGRFALAAFAPSLLNVVFVIALTFIWFSGAAGTSEAAFVLSWAVFIAGFVQLLSLVIGLRMIDFSLKLRRPRLTPGVRRLLVLGLPGVVAGGITQINIVVGTIIASNQESAVSFLYYADRLYQLPLGIVGVAIGVVLLPDLTRQLRSKTPETALHTQNRALEFSMALTLPATVALAVIPVEIIRVLFERGAFGPEDSVATGHALAAYALGLPAFVAIKVLQPAYFAREDTKTPTIYAGISMVVNVVLAIALFSAFAHVGIAAATTVAAWVNVGQLTLGLVRRGEFVFDTLLVKRLPLMLLASLLMGAGLYLGARQLDPWLTPSAGLLTCTLALMGLVLLGMVLFALFAILTGAIDVKRYGRMIFARGKG, encoded by the coding sequence ATGAATCTGTTGAAAAACTTCGCCACCGTCGGCATGGCGACCATGGTGAGCCGGGTTCTTGGCTTCGTCCGCGATGTCTTCATGGCGCAGATGCTCGGCTCCGGCCCGATGGCCGATGCCTTCTTCGTCGCCTTCCGCCTGCCCAATCTCTTCCGCCGGCTCTTCGCCGAAGGTGCGTTCAACGCTGCCTTCGTGCCGCTGTTCGCCCGCGCGGTCGAGGAGGGGGGCGATGAAAAGGCGAGACAGTTCGCCGAAGAGGTTCTGGCAAGCCTTCTCTTCACGCTGCTGATCCTGACCGCAGTCGCGGAACTCGCGATGCCTGCGCTCGTCTATGCGCTGGCGCCGGGCTTTGCCGACGACGCGGCGAAGTTCGATCTTGCGACCGGCATGACGCGGATCATGTTTCCGTATCTGATGTGCATGTCGCTGACGGCGATGGCCTCGGGCATGCTGAACTCGATGGGCCGCTTCGCGCTCGCCGCCTTCGCCCCCTCGCTGCTCAACGTCGTCTTCGTCATCGCACTGACCTTTATATGGTTCTCCGGCGCGGCGGGCACGTCCGAGGCCGCCTTCGTCCTTTCGTGGGCCGTCTTCATCGCCGGATTTGTCCAGCTTCTCAGTCTCGTCATCGGGCTGAGGATGATTGATTTCTCGCTGAAGCTCCGGCGCCCGCGCCTGACGCCGGGCGTCAGGCGTCTGCTCGTCCTCGGCCTTCCGGGCGTCGTTGCTGGCGGCATCACCCAGATCAACATCGTCGTCGGGACGATCATCGCCTCCAACCAGGAGAGCGCCGTCAGCTTTCTCTATTACGCCGACCGGCTCTACCAGCTGCCGCTCGGCATCGTCGGTGTCGCGATCGGTGTCGTGCTACTGCCGGATCTGACGCGCCAACTGCGCTCAAAAACGCCGGAAACGGCGCTGCACACCCAGAACCGGGCGCTGGAATTCTCCATGGCGCTCACCCTGCCGGCGACCGTGGCGCTGGCCGTGATCCCGGTCGAGATCATCCGCGTCCTCTTCGAGCGCGGCGCCTTCGGTCCCGAGGACAGCGTCGCGACCGGCCATGCCCTTGCCGCCTACGCTCTCGGTCTGCCGGCCTTCGTCGCCATCAAGGTTCTCCAGCCGGCCTATTTCGCCCGCGAGGACACGAAGACGCCGACGATTTACGCCGGCATCTCCATGGTGGTGAACGTGGTGCTGGCGATTGCGCTTTTTTCGGCCTTCGCCCACGTCGGCATCGCGGCGGCAACGACCGTCGCGGCCTGGGTGAACGTCGGACAGCTCACCCTCGGGCTCGTCCGTCGCGGCGAGTTCGTCTTCGATACCTTGCTCGTCAAGCGCCTGCCCCTGATGCTGCTGGCGAGCCTCCTGATGGGAGCGGGGCTCTATCTCGGTGCAAGGCAGCTCGATCCCTGGCTGACGCCCTCGGCGGGGCTGCTCACCTGTACTCTCGCGCTTATGGGCCTCGTTCTTCTCGGCATGGTGCTCTTTGCGCTCTTTGCCATCCTGACCGGTGCCATCGACGTGAAGCGCTACGGCAGGATGATTTTCGCGCGCGGCAAGGGCTGA
- the trpS gene encoding tryptophan--tRNA ligase, with product MAFRPLVFSGVQPTGNLHLGNYLGAITRFVEMQDTHDCIYCVVDLHAITVWQDPKALRTQIREVTAAFLAAGIDPKAHIVFNQSQVSAHAELAWIFNCVARMGWLNRMTQFKEKAGKDRENASVGLFAYPNLMSADILAYRATHVPVGEDQKQHLELARDTAAKFNHDFADSIGELGLGEGNEGFFPQPEPLIQGPATRVMSLRDGSKKMSKSDPSDNSRINLTDDADAIAQKIRRAKTDPEPLPSEVAGLKERPEADNLVGIYAALSGTTKEAVLADHGGALFSAFKPALADLAVEKLAPIAGRMRELMADPAYVDSVLADGAARARAIAMPILNDVKDIVGLIRS from the coding sequence ATGGCTTTCAGGCCCCTGGTCTTTTCCGGCGTTCAGCCGACCGGCAACCTGCACCTTGGCAACTATCTCGGCGCGATCACCCGCTTCGTCGAGATGCAGGACACGCACGACTGCATCTACTGCGTCGTCGACCTGCATGCGATCACGGTGTGGCAGGACCCGAAGGCGCTGAGGACCCAGATCCGTGAGGTGACGGCGGCCTTCCTTGCGGCCGGCATCGACCCGAAGGCGCATATCGTCTTCAACCAGAGCCAGGTGTCGGCTCATGCCGAGCTTGCCTGGATCTTCAACTGCGTCGCGCGCATGGGCTGGCTCAACCGCATGACTCAGTTCAAGGAGAAGGCCGGCAAGGACCGCGAGAACGCCTCGGTCGGTCTCTTTGCCTATCCGAACCTGATGTCGGCCGACATCCTTGCCTACCGCGCCACCCACGTGCCGGTCGGCGAGGACCAGAAGCAGCATCTGGAGCTTGCCCGCGACACGGCGGCGAAGTTCAACCATGACTTTGCCGACAGCATCGGCGAACTGGGCCTCGGCGAGGGCAATGAAGGCTTCTTTCCCCAGCCCGAGCCGCTGATTCAGGGGCCGGCGACGCGCGTGATGAGCCTGCGCGACGGATCGAAGAAGATGTCGAAGTCGGACCCGTCCGACAATTCGCGCATCAACCTGACGGACGACGCCGATGCGATCGCCCAGAAGATCCGGCGCGCCAAGACCGACCCCGAGCCGCTTCCGTCCGAGGTCGCCGGCCTCAAGGAGCGGCCCGAGGCGGACAACCTCGTCGGCATCTATGCGGCGCTCTCGGGCACGACCAAGGAGGCCGTGCTTGCGGACCATGGCGGCGCGCTCTTCTCCGCCTTCAAACCGGCGCTCGCCGACCTGGCGGTGGAGAAGCTCGCCCCGATCGCCGGGCGCATGCGCGAGCTGATGGCCGATCCGGCTTACGTCGACAGCGTGCTCGCCGATGGCGCCGCCCGCGCCCGCGCGATCGCGATGCCGATCCTCAATGACGTGAAGGACATTGTCGGTCTGATCCGAAGCTGA
- a CDS encoding malonic semialdehyde reductase has product MDAALPKTRGALDATALDVLFREARTHNAWLDKPVPESLLKELAEIAEFGPTAINALPARFAFVQSRAAKEKLKPTLSPGNVDKTMSAPVTVIAAYDTAFYDHLPKTFPHADMKSNFVGAPEEVITKTALQSATLQAGYLILAARALGLDTGPMGGFDAAAVDAAFFEGTTWKSFLLINLGYGDAEKLFPRNPRLELSEFTQFL; this is encoded by the coding sequence ATGGATGCAGCCCTCCCCAAGACCCGCGGCGCACTCGATGCCACCGCCCTCGACGTCCTCTTCCGCGAAGCCCGCACGCACAACGCCTGGCTCGACAAGCCGGTGCCGGAAAGCCTCCTGAAGGAGCTTGCAGAGATCGCCGAGTTCGGCCCGACCGCGATCAACGCCCTTCCTGCCCGCTTCGCCTTCGTCCAGTCGCGCGCGGCCAAGGAAAAGCTGAAGCCGACGCTCTCGCCGGGCAACGTCGACAAGACGATGAGCGCGCCGGTGACGGTGATCGCCGCCTATGACACGGCCTTCTACGACCATCTGCCGAAGACCTTTCCCCATGCCGACATGAAGTCGAATTTCGTCGGTGCGCCGGAGGAGGTGATCACGAAGACCGCCCTCCAGTCCGCGACGCTGCAGGCCGGTTACCTGATCCTCGCCGCTCGCGCGCTCGGCCTCGACACCGGCCCGATGGGCGGCTTCGATGCGGCCGCCGTCGACGCGGCCTTCTTCGAGGGAACGACCTGGAAGTCCTTCCTCTTGATCAACCTCGGCTACGGCGATGCGGAGAAGCTGTTCCCGCGCAACCCGCGCCTGGAGCTTTCCGAGTTCACCCAGTTTCTCTGA
- a CDS encoding NifU family protein, whose amino-acid sequence MFIQTEATPNPATLKFLPGKVVWADGPLEFTSEEDAERSPLAQAIFAVPGVEGVFFGYDFVTVTKTEETNWPHVKPAILGAIMEHFVSGMPVMLSDEPAAAGEEEFDEADAETVATIKELLETRVRPAVAQDGGDITFRKFKDGVVYLNMRGACAGCPSSTATLRHGIQNLLKHFLPDVQEVRAVA is encoded by the coding sequence ATGTTCATTCAGACTGAAGCGACACCGAACCCCGCGACCCTGAAGTTCCTGCCCGGCAAGGTGGTGTGGGCCGACGGTCCGCTGGAGTTCACCAGCGAGGAGGACGCCGAGCGCTCGCCGCTCGCCCAGGCGATCTTCGCGGTGCCCGGCGTCGAGGGCGTCTTTTTCGGCTACGACTTCGTGACCGTCACCAAGACGGAAGAGACGAACTGGCCGCATGTCAAGCCGGCGATCCTCGGCGCGATCATGGAGCATTTCGTCTCCGGGATGCCGGTGATGCTGTCCGACGAACCGGCCGCCGCCGGCGAGGAGGAGTTCGACGAGGCCGACGCCGAGACGGTCGCCACGATCAAGGAACTGCTGGAGACGCGCGTGCGCCCGGCCGTCGCCCAGGATGGCGGCGACATCACCTTCCGCAAGTTCAAGGACGGCGTCGTCTATCTCAACATGCGCGGCGCCTGCGCCGGTTGCCCGTCGTCGACCGCGACGCTGCGCCACGGCATCCAGAACCTCCTGAAGCATTTCCTGCCCGACGTGCAGGAGGTTCGCGCCGTCGCCTGA
- a CDS encoding YidB family protein produces the protein MGLLDGLGSIVSDALSGKPVNLVSIAEQVLQNSGGLNGIIAQLNQAGLGEQVASWIGTGGNMPVSADQIQAALSSDQLKGLAGAFGVDLSQLPQLLAEHLPKAIDEASPDGVLRT, from the coding sequence ATGGGTCTGTTGGATGGATTGGGCAGCATCGTCAGCGATGCCCTCAGCGGAAAGCCGGTCAACCTTGTGTCGATCGCCGAACAGGTCCTGCAAAATTCCGGCGGGCTCAATGGCATCATCGCGCAGCTCAACCAGGCCGGGCTGGGCGAACAGGTCGCCTCGTGGATCGGCACGGGCGGCAACATGCCGGTGAGCGCCGACCAGATCCAGGCGGCCCTCTCCTCGGACCAGCTCAAGGGGCTGGCCGGCGCCTTCGGCGTCGATCTCAGCCAGTTGCCGCAGCTTCTCGCCGAGCATCTGCCGAAGGCCATCGACGAGGCGAGCCCGGACGGGGTTTTGCGGACTTGA
- a CDS encoding universal stress protein, which produces MITRRLAREEGHKRKFLAVIDGTPECEHAVIYAAARTARSRIGGLVLLFVIQPGEFQHWLGVEEIMRAEAREEAEATLSHYAEMARSELGVDPECIIREGRLGEEINGLIEEDSDISILVLAAASSSAEGPGPLISSLAAKSGTPFHIPVTIIPGNMTKEDILAVA; this is translated from the coding sequence ATGATCACGCGCCGCCTCGCCCGCGAAGAAGGGCACAAACGCAAATTCCTCGCGGTCATCGACGGCACCCCGGAGTGCGAGCACGCGGTTATCTATGCCGCGGCCCGGACGGCGCGGTCGCGCATCGGCGGGCTCGTTCTGCTCTTCGTCATCCAGCCGGGGGAATTCCAGCACTGGCTGGGCGTTGAGGAAATCATGCGCGCCGAAGCGCGCGAGGAGGCCGAGGCGACACTCAGCCATTATGCGGAGATGGCCCGGTCCGAACTTGGCGTCGATCCGGAGTGCATCATCCGCGAGGGACGTCTTGGGGAAGAGATCAACGGGCTGATCGAGGAAGACAGCGACATCTCCATTTTGGTGCTTGCGGCCGCGTCTTCATCGGCGGAGGGGCCGGGGCCGCTGATCTCGTCGCTTGCGGCCAAGTCCGGCACGCCGTTCCACATTCCCGTGACGATTATCCCAGGCAACATGACCAAGGAAGATATCCTGGCGGTAGCGTGA
- a CDS encoding LuxR C-terminal-related transcriptional regulator, with product MTAFLIVDDHPLFREALQSAIHRDYPDAVIEEAGSIDLAHEKLASGLDVDLALVDLSMPDTQGFDGLLRLRTAFPRLPLAVVSAMEDPRIVREALTYGIAGFIPKSSRREELGKAIGDIMAGLVYVPEGIEAAEPADQTRTDLVTKLKTLTPQQMRVLQMLRQGLLNKQIAYELGVGETTVKAHVSEILRKLGVYSRTQAVIEAGRIDFSEVLGEDAKA from the coding sequence ATGACCGCATTTCTGATCGTCGACGATCATCCGCTGTTCCGCGAGGCGCTGCAGAGCGCCATTCATCGCGACTATCCGGATGCCGTGATCGAGGAGGCCGGGTCGATCGATCTGGCTCACGAAAAGCTCGCCTCGGGCCTCGATGTGGATCTGGCGCTTGTCGATCTCTCGATGCCGGATACGCAAGGCTTCGACGGGCTGCTTCGCCTGCGTACCGCCTTCCCGCGGCTGCCGCTGGCGGTCGTCTCCGCCATGGAGGACCCGCGCATCGTTCGCGAGGCGCTGACCTATGGCATCGCGGGGTTCATTCCGAAGTCGTCCCGGCGCGAGGAACTCGGCAAGGCAATCGGCGACATCATGGCCGGTCTCGTCTATGTGCCGGAGGGGATCGAGGCGGCCGAGCCGGCCGATCAGACCCGCACCGATCTCGTCACCAAGCTGAAGACGCTGACGCCGCAGCAGATGCGCGTCCTGCAGATGCTGCGCCAGGGGCTCCTCAACAAGCAGATCGCCTACGAGCTTGGCGTCGGCGAGACGACCGTGAAGGCGCACGTTTCGGAAATCCTGCGCAAGCTTGGCGTCTACAGCCGCACCCAGGCGGTCATCGAGGCCGGGCGGATCGACTTTTCCGAGGTGCTGGGCGAGGACGCCAAGGCCTGA
- a CDS encoding NahK/ErcS family hybrid sensor histidine kinase/response regulator, translated as MSGAVTEIEDSEAALIRRINKLEKINAALMDRVERSMDVHGNAYSLFQTAINLELQVKTRTEELTNVLHRLEATNEQLRAAKEEAEQANFYKTRFLAAASHDLLQPLSAAKLSTSALMDMQETAEGTTIAGQVDRALTSIEELLKTLLDISKLDAGVMQPDVKTVALGDVFASLASDFTTIAAQKGLKFKVRPTKAHVRTDPLLLRRILQNLISNAVRYTRSGGVILGARTRRDGVVDIQVSDTGIGIPEAEHQSVFEEFRRGEGIGRAEPTGLGLGLAIVRRMSAALGHEIGFASKVDKGTTFRLTLPLVEIDPETLARPERPRLATMGLNETRVLVVDNDEAIIAASSALLTRWSCNVVTAQSPDEAVAQMRASGTPDVILADFHLDNGRTGLDVISVLRQLAGRTIPAVVITADHTQDVADAVRAADAELLNKPVRPAELRALLAHMLA; from the coding sequence ATGTCCGGCGCGGTGACCGAGATCGAGGACAGCGAAGCCGCCCTGATCCGGCGCATCAACAAGCTGGAGAAGATCAACGCCGCCCTGATGGACCGGGTCGAGCGGTCCATGGACGTTCACGGCAACGCCTATTCCCTGTTCCAGACCGCGATCAACCTGGAACTGCAGGTCAAGACGCGCACCGAGGAACTGACCAACGTCCTGCATCGGCTGGAAGCCACCAACGAGCAGCTTCGCGCCGCCAAGGAAGAGGCCGAGCAGGCGAATTTCTACAAGACCCGCTTCCTGGCCGCCGCGAGCCACGACCTGCTGCAACCTCTTTCGGCCGCGAAGCTTTCGACCTCGGCGCTGATGGACATGCAGGAGACGGCGGAGGGAACGACCATCGCGGGCCAGGTGGACCGGGCGCTCACCTCGATCGAGGAACTCCTGAAAACGCTGCTCGACATCTCCAAGCTCGATGCCGGCGTGATGCAGCCGGACGTCAAGACGGTCGCGCTCGGCGACGTCTTCGCAAGCCTTGCCTCCGATTTCACGACGATCGCCGCGCAGAAGGGACTCAAGTTCAAGGTTCGCCCGACAAAGGCGCATGTGCGCACCGACCCCCTGCTCCTGCGCCGCATCCTGCAGAATCTCATCTCCAACGCGGTGCGCTACACACGGTCCGGCGGGGTCATCCTCGGGGCAAGGACGCGGCGCGACGGGGTGGTCGATATTCAGGTCTCCGACACCGGCATCGGCATTCCGGAGGCCGAGCACCAGTCGGTCTTCGAGGAATTCAGGCGCGGCGAGGGAATCGGCCGGGCCGAGCCGACCGGCCTTGGCCTCGGGCTTGCCATCGTCAGGCGCATGAGCGCCGCGCTCGGGCACGAGATCGGCTTCGCCTCGAAGGTGGACAAGGGAACGACCTTCCGGCTGACGCTGCCGCTGGTCGAGATCGACCCGGAAACGCTGGCCAGACCGGAGCGTCCAAGGCTCGCCACGATGGGCCTCAACGAGACGCGTGTGCTCGTCGTCGACAACGACGAGGCGATCATTGCCGCCTCATCCGCACTGCTCACCCGCTGGTCCTGCAACGTCGTCACCGCGCAAAGCCCCGACGAGGCCGTCGCCCAGATGCGCGCGAGCGGCACGCCGGACGTTATCCTGGCCGATTTTCATCTCGACAACGGCAGGACGGGGCTCGACGTGATCTCGGTGCTGCGCCAGCTTGCCGGGCGCACGATCCCGGCCGTCGTGATTACCGCCGACCATACGCAGGACGTTGCCGACGCGGTGCGCGCCGCCGATGCGGAACTCCTCAACAAGCCCGTCCGGCCTGCGGAGCTTCGGGCCTTGCTGGCGCATATGCTCGCCTGA
- a CDS encoding FIST N-terminal domain-containing protein, with protein sequence MFDFAFAGKIGRMAGKAANLAIRAGFNQRSVVWQGEKKTRKRGGNSQGLPKGRANVMEEGREVDTSHTREEFVSGIRTVSIADGGLDEITSAIRAEIVPDDTEFLLIFFSSHLDAAALGHRLAHALPGVRIGGCTTSGEISNLGISDHGAVAIAFPRRGFSVVSTVIASVSSLGVEECSAAVARLKSELNRRCPAGRDDQIFAMSLIDGLCYREEAIVSALDWALGGIPLVGGSAGDDLTFDGTFLLHDGKAHRDAALLLLVHTERPFKVFKTENFEPTAARLVVTRSEPEKRIVHELNAEMAAYEYAEVVGLDPATLTPFGFASHPMVVRVGGEYFCRSLRNTNPDGSLTFFCAIDDGVVLTVAKAVDLVESTTKALEQMEKDVDGIDFVIGFDCILRRLDAQNRQVLHDLGSVYRQHRVFGFNTYGEQYRTMHLNQTFTGVALGGRKG encoded by the coding sequence TTGTTCGATTTTGCCTTTGCCGGCAAAATCGGCAGGATGGCCGGAAAGGCCGCCAATCTTGCCATTCGTGCCGGCTTCAACCAGCGGTCGGTCGTGTGGCAGGGCGAAAAGAAGACCCGGAAAAGAGGCGGCAATTCGCAAGGATTGCCGAAAGGCCGGGCGAACGTCATGGAGGAGGGCCGCGAGGTGGACACCAGCCACACGCGAGAGGAGTTCGTATCCGGGATCCGCACGGTGAGCATCGCCGACGGTGGTCTCGACGAGATCACGTCCGCCATTCGCGCCGAAATCGTCCCGGACGACACGGAATTCCTCCTTATCTTCTTTTCCTCCCATCTCGATGCCGCGGCGCTTGGCCACAGGCTCGCGCACGCCCTGCCGGGCGTCAGGATCGGCGGCTGCACCACGTCGGGCGAGATTTCCAATCTCGGCATCAGCGACCACGGCGCCGTGGCGATCGCCTTTCCCAGGAGAGGCTTCTCCGTCGTCTCGACGGTCATCGCCTCCGTCAGCAGCCTTGGCGTGGAGGAATGCTCGGCGGCCGTCGCCCGGCTGAAATCGGAGCTCAACCGGCGCTGCCCGGCCGGCCGCGACGATCAAATCTTCGCGATGAGCCTCATCGACGGCCTGTGCTACCGGGAAGAGGCCATCGTCTCGGCGCTCGACTGGGCGCTCGGCGGCATCCCTCTCGTCGGCGGATCGGCCGGCGACGACCTCACCTTCGACGGCACCTTTCTCCTGCATGACGGCAAGGCGCACCGCGACGCGGCGCTGCTGTTGCTCGTCCACACCGAACGTCCGTTCAAGGTCTTCAAGACGGAGAATTTCGAGCCGACGGCGGCGCGGCTGGTCGTCACCCGGTCGGAACCGGAAAAGCGCATCGTCCACGAACTCAACGCCGAGATGGCGGCCTACGAATATGCCGAGGTCGTCGGCCTCGATCCGGCGACGCTCACGCCCTTCGGCTTCGCCTCGCACCCCATGGTCGTACGTGTCGGCGGCGAGTATTTCTGCCGCTCGCTGCGCAACACGAATCCCGACGGCTCCCTCACCTTCTTTTGTGCAATAGACGACGGCGTGGTGCTGACGGTAGCAAAGGCTGTCGACCTCGTCGAAAGCACGACGAAGGCCCTCGAACAAATGGAAAAAGACGTCGACGGCATCGATTTCGTGATCGGCTTCGACTGCATCCTGAGACGGCTCGACGCACAGAACAGGCAGGTGCTGCACGACCTCGGCTCCGTCTATCGGCAGCACCGCGTCTTTGGCTTCAACACCTATGGCGAGCAGTACCGGACCATGCATCTGAACCAGACCTTCACCGGCGTCGCGCTCGGCGGACGCAAAGGCTGA
- a CDS encoding SRPBCC family protein encodes MDMTGEYRIPASRDAVWAALNDPEVLKACIPGCESLEKDGDDLKATVVAKIGPVKAKFAGKVSFENVNPPVGYTIAGEGSGGVAGFAKGGADVALAEDGAETILTYTAKAQVGGKLAQLGSRLIDSTARKMADEFFGAFSQKVGTPVAAPAAAEAPKEPAEETVLEHAVHKAVEVEHQVEAAVEEAAAKSGPSGPMLWGLIALGIVIVILLYEVL; translated from the coding sequence ATGGACATGACAGGGGAATACCGAATCCCGGCGTCCAGGGATGCCGTTTGGGCGGCACTCAACGATCCCGAGGTCCTGAAGGCCTGCATTCCCGGCTGCGAGAGTCTGGAAAAGGACGGGGACGACCTGAAGGCGACGGTCGTCGCCAAGATCGGCCCCGTGAAAGCGAAATTCGCCGGCAAGGTGTCCTTCGAGAATGTCAATCCGCCGGTCGGCTACACGATCGCCGGCGAAGGCAGCGGCGGCGTCGCCGGTTTTGCCAAGGGCGGCGCGGATGTCGCGCTGGCCGAGGACGGCGCCGAGACGATCCTGACCTATACCGCCAAGGCCCAGGTCGGCGGCAAGCTCGCCCAGCTCGGCTCCCGCCTGATCGACTCGACCGCCCGCAAGATGGCCGACGAATTCTTCGGCGCCTTCTCGCAGAAGGTCGGAACGCCGGTCGCCGCACCGGCGGCCGCCGAGGCGCCGAAAGAGCCGGCCGAGGAAACAGTCCTCGAGCACGCCGTGCACAAGGCGGTGGAAGTCGAACACCAGGTTGAAGCGGCGGTCGAGGAAGCCGCCGCCAAGTCGGGTCCGTCCGGTCCCATGCTCTGGGGCTTGATCGCGCTCGGCATCGTCATTGTGATCCTGCTTTACGAAGTGCTCTGA
- a CDS encoding (2Fe-2S)-binding protein — protein sequence MVSVSMTVNGKSVTREVEDRTLLVSFLREDLGLTGTHVGCDTSQCGACVVHLDGQAVKACTMLAAQADGCTVVTIEGLAKGDQLHPVQAAFREHHGLQCGFCTPGMIMTAVDMIRRHDGKLDEATIRHELEGNICRCTGYHNIVKAVQAAADEMSGATQAAAE from the coding sequence ATGGTATCGGTTTCGATGACGGTCAACGGCAAGTCCGTGACCCGTGAGGTGGAAGACCGGACGCTGCTCGTCAGTTTCCTGCGCGAGGACCTGGGCCTGACGGGAACGCACGTCGGCTGCGACACCTCACAATGCGGCGCCTGCGTTGTCCATCTCGATGGCCAGGCGGTGAAGGCCTGCACCATGCTGGCCGCACAGGCCGACGGCTGCACCGTCGTGACGATCGAGGGGCTCGCCAAGGGCGACCAGCTCCACCCCGTTCAGGCGGCCTTCCGCGAGCATCATGGCCTGCAATGCGGCTTCTGCACGCCGGGCATGATCATGACCGCGGTCGACATGATCCGCCGCCACGACGGCAAGCTCGACGAGGCGACCATCCGCCACGAGTTGGAAGGCAACATCTGCCGCTGCACCGGTTACCACAACATCGTCAAGGCCGTTCAGGCGGCTGCCGATGAGATGTCGGGCGCAACGCAGGCGGCTGCAGAATAA